The following proteins are co-located in the Lagenorhynchus albirostris chromosome 2, mLagAlb1.1, whole genome shotgun sequence genome:
- the MAB21L3 gene encoding protein mab-21-like 3, producing the protein MKSLMEGNLEDCLLNKVDLRRQWISQTVEEVQKIVHRLTTEISYQDIRFQAVLYSDTYNENIKVLAPTQLLITVPMRGLAGYREARQQRWRYYTLQGARLPCPLRDPEGLQQWLEVEQFLKSLWQWHEADVNIDGDIVPAKVLQVFRKLVENAIETCHLSGKVSMLMDRPAVRVAVETSTGLVELELTPSVEIPTAWSKKARWPSCLKRWPSAERVQCIKSFGFSLLACSNYHWQLSFLRAERVLLEQLDEDGGCRRKCLQAMRQMKEDVWCPGKRPVITSYHLQTVLFWTCEKYPHPKDWRVFSRAFLRLVRKLHKCVSQHFLKHYFVRKSNLLRYANSGELGALAQKLAFFLQNPQVSLP; encoded by the exons ATGAAATCCCTAATGGAAGGAAACTTAGAAGATTGCCTGCTGAATAAG GTGGACTTGAGGCGCCAGTGGATTTCCCAGACGGTGGAAGAGGTGCAGAAAATTGTCCATCGTCTGACCACAGAAATCAGCTACCAAGACATTCGATTTCAAGCCGTCCTTTACTCTGACACGTACAATGAGAACATTAAG GTTTTGGCCCCCACCCAGCTCCTCATCACAGTCCCCATGAGAGGCCTGGCCGGGTACAGGGAGGCCCGGCAGCAGCGCTGGCGCTACTACACCCTGCAGGGCGCCCGGCTGCCCTGCCCCCTGCGGGACCCAGAGGGCCTGCAGCAGTGGCTGGAGGTGGAGCAGTTTCTGAAGAGCCTGTGGCAGTGGCACGAGGCAGATGTGAACATTGACGGAGACATTGTGCCCGCCAAGGTCCTCCAGGTGTTCCGGAAACTGGTCGAAAACGCGATTGAAACCTGTCACCTGTCAG GTAAGGTCAGCATGCTAATGGACCGCCCTGCAGTTCGAGTTGCCGTGGAAACCTCCACAGGTCTGGTGGAACTAGAGCTGACCCCCTCAGTGGAGATCCCCACCGCCTGGTCCAAGAAAGCCCGGTGGCCTTCGTGTCTGAAGCGCTGGCCTTCTGCAGAGAGAGTGCAGTGCATCAAG TCATTTGGGTTTAGCTTGTTGGCCTgttcaaactatcactggcagcTGAGCTTCTTGCGGGCTGAACGGGTGCTGCTGGAGCAGCTGGATGAGGACGGGGGCTGCCGCAGGAAGTGTCTTCAGGCCATGAGGCAGATGAAGGAGGACGTCTGGTGTCCAGGGAAAAGACCTGTGATCACATCCTACCACCTTCAG ACAGTGCTGTTCTGGACTTGTGAGAAGTATCCCCACCCAAAGGACTGGCGGGTCTTCAGCAGAGCGTTCCTGCGCCTAGTAAGGAAGCTGCACAAGTGCGTGAGCCAGCACTTTCTGAAACACTACTTCGTGCGGAAGAGCAACCTCCTGCGGTACGCCAATTCCGGCGAGCTGGGGGCCCTGGCCCAGAAGCTGGCCTTCTTCCTGCAGAACCCCCAGGTCAGCCTGCCCTGA